In the genome of Oncorhynchus nerka isolate Pitt River linkage group LG4, Oner_Uvic_2.0, whole genome shotgun sequence, the window GCTATTAGCTAGGATGGCTAGGGAAAAGTTAGCTGTTGTAGTACATTCCTCAATGGGAATATATGGCCTAGCCCTAGCACTATAAGTTTCTCATAACCAATGATTATGGGGCAGATATTGTGAGAATTGGGCCATCCTAAGTACGTATCGTAGCCTAAATAATACATGTAACTATCGATTGTGCAAATGCATTAGAGCTGCAGCACGTTGAATGTAATGACATACATTATTACAAATGTACAACTATTTGTGTTATGAGTCATGTTGGAAAAGGCGGGGCATCGTTTTGTTTGAATTGACCAATGAGCTCGCGCCCCGATAGGTAAATAACAGGCGTAGGTAAACAGAATACGTGCTCCAGCTACATTGTTACAATATTTTCCACATGGAATCGTTCCACATCCCAAAATATATATACGTAGGCTACAATGGCGTGTAGTAATTCTTCCGTTTTAGACCATCGTTTTGCCAATTATGCATGTGATTTTGAAGAGAACGTGGCCAGAGTGGTTCAATAACATTTGATCTTTAGCCTATGACACAACGTACCATTTTATTTGTTGGTTATCTACTGTTTTAAGGCCAGGAACGACGAGTTAAAGTGTCATTTCTGATGCGAATGAGTAGTAGTATATTCTTCAGAGTATATTTGTAACATGACTCCTCTCTGGGTATGCCACATTTATTTATCCTAGGTAGTGACAGCAACATGGAGGAAGTCATGAGCAGGCTGCAGACCCTGAACCCAGATCAGCTACGACAGGAGATTATCGGGGCAGGGCTGAAGTGTGGCCCCCTTACCACCACTACAAGAGCCATCTTTGAGAGGAAGCTGGCCAGAACCCTCCTGGAGaagcagggaggggatggaggggtgacTGGTGAAGGTAGCACCTCCAATGCAGAGTCTAATAGACCCTTAACAGATACAGTAGAAGCAGACCACGCCCTGGAACTCAAATCACCAGCAGAGGAGTGCAAAGAGACAGAGGAATTGGATGAACCAGAATTTCCCCTTGTTTACTATGGTGTATGTCCTCATTGGGAGGAGTCAGTGGTCACTGATGGTAAGACCTCTTTTTATCCTATGAATAGTGCAAGATGGAGATTGTCTCTGAGTTCAATGTGTGGTGAATGACTATGTTTTCCCCACCAGACAAAGTACATGTATATGTGGACAGGAAGAAAGCTCTGAGAGCCATGATGACAATGAAAGAGTCCAGGTTTAAGTCCTTCTCAACACGAGAGGAAGCTGAGAAATTCTCAAAAGGCATCAATGAACATTGCCCAGCTGTAGCCAGCACAACTGCACCAGACGGGCCCCAGGGAGCGCTGCAACCTGTAGTCCACACAGGTGTGTCTGCTTCATAGCATAGCTTTATCTATTATAGAGCTACTATATAGATAGAAAGCTAGATGGATCATTCACCTCTTTTGTGTCATGTAAAATTAGCAAGAAAAAGGTTGACCGGCATGCATACAATGACACCCTTGTCCTCCCAGGAAGCCCTACCGCATCAGGGACTTTACCTGTGAACCTGGAGAGGGCTAATGAATTCCGCAGCCCCCGCACCCAGGACCTGACAGCCAAGCTGAGAAAGGCAGTGGAGAAGGGGGACAAGGAAGCCTTCAGCAAGCTGGTCTGGGCCAACCCACGCTACCTTATCGGATCTGGAGACAACCCCACCATCGTGCATGTATGCATTTGAGAGATAATTATTGTTTCTGTCATTTCCATGGGAGCAGAATAGTGCTTCACATTCTCTGGTGTGGAATAACTCTGTATTCCTGGTTTTTTTTTATAGGAAGGATGCCATTATAACGTCCTGCATGTGGCGGCCAAAGAGAACCAGTCAGGGATGGTCCAGCTCCTCCTGGACACTCTGGAGAGCCCAGACTTCATGAGACTCATGTATCCCGATGACCAGGAGGCCATGTTACACCAACGCATCCGCTACCTCGTTGACCTGTACCTCAACACACCTGACAAAGCAGTGAGAACTTGCagtctatgaactgtaactgtgTAACACAATGGGGGTTGGTAGTCAGCACAATGCACACAGACATTATAGTCTGTTAGTGTTAAAGTGTGTACGTAAGGTGTTCATGAGATGTACTGAATGTGTGTGATGTCCCTTTAGAGCAATGAAACTCCTCTTCACTTTGCCTGTAAGTTTGGCTGTCCAGACGTGGTCAACGTGCTGTGTTCTCATCCGGCCACTGATAAACACCGGCAGAACAAGTACAACCAGAAGCCCTCTACTGTAAGCCACATTACAGCTATGAAGAACCACTTAATTTGCACTAAAACCCTTCTCTTAGTAAAGCATTCCATTTCTGTTCAGTAAGGTGTATTGTCCCCTGAATGTCATGCCAGAAAAGAGACGATTTAGAGGACTAAATACTTGACTTTATAAATGCCTTTACAGGTGATATGTGAGAGGAAAAACAAATCCTCTGACATAAAGAAGAAGATAAAGGAATATTTGGAGGGTACGTTTAGATGTTTGCCAATGATGGCTATAAAACCTTTTTTATATGTGTAAAAGCCAACTTGTGAACACATTGCTAACTTTGACCCTTTTCTGACAGAACGGTGCTATGTTCCCTTGCTGAGGGATACAGACAACAGCTTCCAGCCTGTGATTGGTTTGCCATGGTCTCCAAGCCCACTGGAGGTGGATTTTCATTCGCTGGGATCAGgagtggctgggagtcccatagaccCAGTCATGACTGTGAGAGCGTATGTGGGTCCCCTCAGTCCTTCAAAGGTAATCTCAATAGCTTGGAGTATTGTACAATGAAATAATCCATATATAGAGGCTCAGGCCTTTGTCTCTAAACCCATTTTCTGTTTTGGTCTTCCAGGCAGATGAGTTCCATAGACTATGGAGAACTCCACCCAGGGATCGAGCAGAGTATTTCCACCGTATTCTCAAATCTGACCCTGACAGGGGTGCAGAGCGTGTGGGGAGGTGAGTGAATGAACAGTGGACCTGTGACCTTTTTTTAAAGGtcaaatgcagctgtttttatctcaaatTAAATTATTTCTGGGGaacaatgaagtaccttactgtaattgtTTTGAATTAAAATGGTTCCACCATCACAGCAAAACAGGTTGAAATTTCAGGGAGTCTTTTCaagcagctcttacactaaaagggcattatcataattttcataaTATTGTTCCAACCGTATAGTGTGgaaatacactgagtgcacaaaacattaggaccaGCTCAttccatgatatagactgaccaggtgaatccaggtgaaagctgtgatccaTAATTGATGTCGTTaaattatttttaagccttgaaataattgagacatggattgtgtatgtaggtgaatgggcaagacaaaagattttgaagtgcctttgaacagggaatgaggtgccaggcgcaccagtttgagtgggtcaagaactgcaacgctgctgggtttacaatgctcaacagtttcttgtgtatatcaaaaatggtccactgcacaaaggacatccagccaacttgacacaactttgggaagcattggagtcaacatgggccagcatccctgtggaacgcttttgacatgAGTCCATgctctgacgaattgaggctgtacTGATGG includes:
- the LOC115125319 gene encoding ankyrin repeat and LEM domain-containing protein 2-like — its product is MEEVMSRLQTLNPDQLRQEIIGAGLKCGPLTTTTRAIFERKLARTLLEKQGGDGGVTGEGSTSNAESNRPLTDTVEADHALELKSPAEECKETEELDEPEFPLVYYGVCPHWEESVVTDDKVHVYVDRKKALRAMMTMKESRFKSFSTREEAEKFSKGINEHCPAVASTTAPDGPQGALQPVVHTGSPTASGTLPVNLERANEFRSPRTQDLTAKLRKAVEKGDKEAFSKLVWANPRYLIGSGDNPTIVHEGCHYNVLHVAAKENQSGMVQLLLDTLESPDFMRLMYPDDQEAMLHQRIRYLVDLYLNTPDKASNETPLHFACKFGCPDVVNVLCSHPATDKHRQNKYNQKPSTVICERKNKSSDIKKKIKEYLEERCYVPLLRDTDNSFQPVIGLPWSPSPLEVDFHSLGSGVAGSPIDPVMTVRAYVGPLSPSKADEFHRLWRTPPRDRAEYFHRILKSDPDRGAERVGREIAHGMGHPWAEYWDFLQSFTDLSTEEGWKRLEEYLDRKDRSELPREETGGGSTSTPSKEVQENHQSHALSNHILNDKNSAPVENSSQSPVCNLLPEFEKASLKVASGTVEDSEKACLAPSVPWREGLDLGDGSFWRTWERSRGKRQMEELSNPSSEEYLTADEGSDSEGPDSPRDGGDRRRDSGSSSASYKSTEGDTAKDTILMTDTPTRRRQELFMDGEFPTKLDSEVLSAMNNMEIDLERYPCITKWKTTILAYPSSQRLSWPSPKRRSLTGTPNCSPSRLSFHSPGPNTQSCYSQTILCRTLFHSPT